CACAGCCATGTGGCAGTGGAACTCTGAATTATCGAAGAGGCTCAATAATCAGAGAGCGCCCCTCGGGATCCTTGATTTTAAAATAATCCGCGTTGCCACCAAGGATTTTAATTCCCGCTTTTTCAATACGGCTGCGAAAACCCGAGAAGTCTTTCACACTGAAAACAATCGTGCCGATGTCTGTGCGAGTGGCCTCAGACTCAAAACACAAAAGACCGCCCTCAAGATAATAGTTCACATAACTATCTGAAAAGTCCGGCACAGTTTGATTTTCTTTAACATAAGTGCCCGTTGGCAAGTTTAGCGTTCCCTCGTAAAAATCACGGATTTCTGAAAGCCTTCCAGTATGGAAAATAACTGAGTTTAATTTCATAGCATCCTACTTCTTATCAACGAGAGAACCACCGCGGCACTCAGGCGAAACCATTTTGAAGGTGTCTTTGACCTTGTCCCACTCAGGCGGGGTAAAGGTTCTTTGCGAAAGGGCATGAAGACCCTTTGCCATATAGGGCTTGATGAGGTCATTCACAAGGCGGCTGCGGTCGATGCGGGATTTTCCCTCGAAGACATCCGCTACTACGAGAAGGCGGAAGTGCGTTTCTGAATTCGGCGGGACCGAGTGCATATGACTTTCGTTCTCGAGTTCAAAGTACTCGGGTTCAAAAGTCTGCTCTATGCTGGCTCTGAGAGCCTTTTCCATCGGTCCCATTCGACACTACTTCTTATTGATTTTCATTTTAGCGTACTCGATCCCCATTTTTGCCATGGCAAAAACGCCTTTTTCTTCGAGTTTCTTTTCAACTTCCTTAGCCTTGCGAAGGCCTGCTGCCACCGTGATCTGCGCCAAAGGATGGCCGACAGGAATATTTTCAAAGTTTCCGTCATTCACCCACTCTTCAGCGACATTCTCAGCCACCTCAAAAGCTTTTGGTACTTTTGCGCGAACGAGTTCACTGTAAGGAAATTCAATATGAATTTTCTTACGATTCATTTCATCAAAGCCCGATGTCTCGTCAATAGTTTCATCCGCTGTGTGAGCAGCCTCTTCAGCGTGCTCTGAAGCTTCATGAGCGTTGCGAACAGTTTCCTCAGTCTCATCGACGATCTCTTCGGCCATCTCTACAAGTTCCTCATGAGACTCTTCTTGAGTGTCTTCATGGATTTCTTCGTGAGTTTCCTCGCGGCCTGGACGGCGACGGGCTTTTTTCTTTTTAGATGCATAGTCTTTTACTGTTGGCATAACAACCTCGATTAAAATTAAAACTTACAATTTCATTTCCAACACTTCGCGAGTAACTAAGTCATAGTCCTCGCGCGCGTTGGACTTAGAGTGATAAATCGTCTTTCCCGTGCCGATGGTGTTTTTCACCTCGGTGGAAGTTCTTATATAGCTCTTCATCAGCAAATCCTCAAAGGAATCCATGCATTTCTGTAAAAGCTCATGGCTGACCTTTTCTCGGCCATCAAAACGTGTGAACAGAATTTTCTCTGTCAAGTCGAGGTCAAAATCTTTCTTGATTTCGCGAAGCTCCTCGAGATGTTTTTCAAGCCCCATATAGGAAAAACGATCCGGATTTACAGGCAGAATCACCATATCGGAAGCCACCGTCACCGCCGTATTCGTCGCGCTGAGCGCCGGAGCCGTGTCGATCAGGATCAAATCGTAGTTTTTACGAATGGTCTCAAGCGGGTTCTTCACCGCCTGGGACCAATTGCGATTGGAGTTCAAAAGCACACGGTCTAGCACTGAGTTATTGAGATTCGACGGAATCAAATCGATTTTGTCCGTTAACTTAACGACAGCCTCTTGAATCGTCGCTTTCTTTTCCACGATATCGAGCCAAACAGGTTTTTCTTCGGCCTCGTCGATATCCATACCGAGAGCAAAGGTCAGATTGGCCTGCTGATCCATATCGATGAACAAGACGCGTGCACCATACTGAACGGCACCGAGGCCAATATTCATGGCTGTAGTGGTCTTTGCCACTCCGCCTTTCAGCATTTGCACAGAGATGATTTTATGTGGAAGGGTGTTTTTGGCTCTAGCCATGGGATCTCCTTCGTGAATGGAATAATCCCATCGCGCGAGCCCCTTTAAGTCAAGGCAGGTTTTATTTAGTTTGTGATTTCTGCTCGAGTCCCTTTAAGAAGCTCGATACGAGGTCGTCACGCTCTTGTCCTGACACAGGACGTGCACCCATCGGATATTCCTTATAGAGCTTTTGCTGGATTTCCAAGAGGAATCTTGACGCCGTCACAGGACGAACCACGCCGTGACGTTTGCGCTGCTGGCAACGGGACATCACAAGGCGTTTTTTAGCACGAGTGACACCCACGTAAAAAAGTCTGCGTTCTTCGTCGATATCCGAACCAAGAGTTTTGTGTGGAAGCAGATCTTCTTCAACTCCGGCCAAGATAACAACCGGGAATTCCAAGCCTTTGCTGGCGTGAAGAGTCATCAACTGCATTTTATTCGAATTATCCTCTTCATTGACGTCATCTCTAAGCATCATCGCATCGATGAAGGATTTCAAATTTTCAAGATCATAACTGCGACGCCCCAAGTAGGCATCCAGAATGCGACCGACGATCTCTACGACTTGCCATTTTTTCTCGGCGACACTCGGATCTGCCGTGCCATTATAAATGAACTGGCGATAGCCCAAGAGTTGCAAGATCTCGATAAAGTGAGCTCCAGGGCTCGAACCGACTTTGTAATCTAAAATCTGCGATGGCAGCGCATGACAGAAATTGAGCAGATCATCAATCGCTTCACCGGTTTTGTCTTGGATTCCGGCCTCTTTCCACTGCTGGCAGGCTTCCATGAAGGTGACTTTATTCGTGAGCGTATACTCGGTGAGTTTTTCAATGGTCCCCTCACCGATTCCACGCGGCGGAACATTGATGATTCGACGGAGCGAAACTTCATTCGGCGCGAGAGCCTGTTTAAGGTACGCCATGACGTCTTTGACTTCTTTACGGTCAAAGATCGATGTGCCACCCGTGATTGTGTAGGGAATATTCGCGCGACGGAGCGAGCTCTCGATCAAGCCCCCTTGGGTGTTTGATCGGTAAAGCACCGCGAAGTCTTTGTAAGTGTATCCTTGGCGCATGAAGTGCTGAACTTCGCTGACCACGAAATCACACTCATCTTCTTCGCGCTCCAAAACGAAAACTTCAGGTAATTCACCGGTGTTTTGGGCGTTTTCAGCTCTGAGGACTTTGCCGTGACGGTTCTTATTTTGCGCGATTGCCGCATTGGCCACCGCCAAAATCTCGGCACTCGAACGGTAATTACGTTCGAGCTTAATCACTTCGCAGCTTTTAAACTCTTTTGGAAAATTCAGAATATTTTTTACTTCAGCTCCGCGCCAACCGTAAATCGACTGATCGTCGTCACCGACGGCCGTAATATTATTATGCGTTTTAACGATCTGATGGATCAACTCCATCTGCAGACGATTAGTATCTTGGAACTCATCCACCATGACTTGCGTAAATGAGTTCTGGATCTTCTCAAGGGTTTCAGGGTGCTGTTTGAAAAGCTCTAACGGCTTAATCAAAAGACCCTCAAAGTCCACGACGCCTAGAAGTTCTAACTTTTTGTTAAATTTTGGAGCCAGGGTTTCGACCATCTCATGATACTCATCGAAGGCTTCCGTTTTATTGGCCATCCCTGTGCGATGATCATTAATCATGTTGAGAAGCTTATCGACATCGAATTTATCTTTGCCTGAGTTGGTAACGTCTTTCAGAAGTTCTTTGATGATGGCATTGCAATCGCTTTGATCAACAATACCGAAGTAAGGGCTGAGGCCTGCATGCTTATGGAAACGGCGGAGAATCTGCAAACCAAACGAGTGAAAGGTTCCGGCCCAGAGGCCCTTTTTGGTTTGCGATCCAACTTTGGCAGAAACACGGTGCTTAAGTTCCTTAGCGGCTTTATTCGTGAACGTGAGGACGCAGATCTCGTCGGCCTTTGCGATGTTATCCGCAATAAGGCGACCGGTTCTGGAAACCAGAACCGTTGTCTTGCCAGAACCAGCTCCCGCAAGAATGAGCAGCGGGCCAAAATCGTGCTCGACGGCTTTGACCTGCTCAGGATTGAGACCTTTTGTCCAATGACTCATTATTCGCGATTGTGAACGAGATTACGAACTTCGTCAGAGAAAACCACTTCTACTTTTTCAGGCTGAACACCACGAACGATGCCAAGACCGAATTTTGGGTGGTTGATTTTCTGGTTCAAAGAAAACTTAGCTTTAATAGAGTAATTCACTTCAGAAGCGCTTTCTTGAGCCTGCATCAACGCTTCGTATTCAGCATTATGTGAAGACCTACGCGCGCTTTCAGAACCTGCACGAGCACGAGTGACTTTAGCCGCGCCTGTTGCACCGCCAGCTTTAGGCAATGAATAAGATTTTTGGCTGCCACAAACTTCACATTTGATTTTCGCAGTTTTAGAAGTCGTGTGCGCTAAGACGACATGGTAACGGTCGGCATTACACTTTTTGCAGAAAGTAAAAAATGATTTTGCGACTGGAGGTAACTGGTTCACTGGCATCTTAGTATCCCTTTGGTTTATAGATGTTTAAAGAATCGGTTAAATTTTTAGCAGCAATTTCCATGGCGTTGAGATAGAAGGGGCCTTCTTCATTCTCAATGCGCTTTTGCAGATCAATCATGCTCTGCTCTTCTTTTGGGTCGATGATATGGCCGCTCGGACCATAGTTTTCGAGGAATCCCAAATCTTCTTCTTTCGTGAAGAACTGTTCCCAGCAATGGGTGTTTACCTGGGCACGATACGTGATCGTCTTTGCGTGAGAGTGCACTGGCGCGTAGCCTCCGATGACTTCTAGATGTCCGTAGTGACTGTGTAACTTCAGCGCGGGGCTCCCCCATTGAGTCATGCCGGAACATTGCTCAACGTTAGCATACCACAGACCGAACGCTTTAGATAGGAAACCTAAGCCATAAAATTGATCTTGTTTCGGCAAAAGCGAATTCACAGAACACAGGTTGTGGGCAACCCACTCCCCTTTGTGCATCGTTGGAATAATAATAAACAACGAAAGCGGAATCCAATCCATCTCATCCAGTGATTTTGCAATCACCTTTTGAGCTTCAGGAGTTTTGCTATTGTGAATCGGCGAACTGGTCGCTGGATACTTTTGCAAATCCAGCATTTCGCGAACCGCAGGGCTTAGTGCTGAAGGTTTCGCGGCGAATCCCGCAACGAATCCTGGCATCACTGCACAGTCATAAAACACCCAACGAGGCATCGCCATGTTAGATGGACCAAAGGCACGCTCTTCAATCGAGTAAATGCGGTCGGCGAAATTCACTTCAGCAATGTCGAGAGGATCTTTGTAAACAGGCGGATGGCAAAACCAATCCAATTTGTGGCGCGTGCCTGGATGGGCAATCTGATTCTCGGGACGCACAAACACATACGGTCTGATATCCCCAGATTCCATCCAACTCGCTTTACTCAATAAAGGATTCAATTTAGCCATTTTCGCTCTATTCTCTATTTTCCAGATCTATTTTCCAAGTGGGTGGACCATGTCTTCAGGTCTCACCATTGTATCAAACTGCTCGGCTGTGAGGAGTCCTAACTTGACTGCTTCCTCTTTCAAAGTCGTGCCATTTTTGTGAGCTGTCTTCGCGATTTTAGCTGCATTATCGTAGCCAATGTGCGGATTCAGCGCCGTCACCAACATGAGCGAGTTATCCAAATGCTTTTTGATTTGTTGCTTATTAGCCTCAATGCCAACTACACAATGGTCTGTGAATGATTCACAAGCATCCGCAATCAAACGGATCGAATTCAAAACGTTGAACACAATCACTGGCTTAAATACATTCAACTCGAAGTGACCGTTAGAGCCACCAATGCTGACGGCCACATTGTTCCCCATCACCTGAGCACAGACCATC
The sequence above is drawn from the Bdellovibrionales bacterium genome and encodes:
- a CDS encoding ParA family protein — its product is MARAKNTLPHKIISVQMLKGGVAKTTTAMNIGLGAVQYGARVLFIDMDQQANLTFALGMDIDEAEEKPVWLDIVEKKATIQEAVVKLTDKIDLIPSNLNNSVLDRVLLNSNRNWSQAVKNPLETIRKNYDLILIDTAPALSATNTAVTVASDMVILPVNPDRFSYMGLEKHLEELREIKKDFDLDLTEKILFTRFDGREKVSHELLQKCMDSFEDLLMKSYIRTSTEVKNTIGTGKTIYHSKSNAREDYDLVTREVLEMKL
- a CDS encoding BolA family transcriptional regulator, with the protein product MEKALRASIEQTFEPEYFELENESHMHSVPPNSETHFRLLVVADVFEGKSRIDRSRLVNDLIKPYMAKGLHALSQRTFTPPEWDKVKDTFKMVSPECRGGSLVDKK
- a CDS encoding ATP-dependent helicase, yielding MSHWTKGLNPEQVKAVEHDFGPLLILAGAGSGKTTVLVSRTGRLIADNIAKADEICVLTFTNKAAKELKHRVSAKVGSQTKKGLWAGTFHSFGLQILRRFHKHAGLSPYFGIVDQSDCNAIIKELLKDVTNSGKDKFDVDKLLNMINDHRTGMANKTEAFDEYHEMVETLAPKFNKKLELLGVVDFEGLLIKPLELFKQHPETLEKIQNSFTQVMVDEFQDTNRLQMELIHQIVKTHNNITAVGDDDQSIYGWRGAEVKNILNFPKEFKSCEVIKLERNYRSSAEILAVANAAIAQNKNRHGKVLRAENAQNTGELPEVFVLEREEDECDFVVSEVQHFMRQGYTYKDFAVLYRSNTQGGLIESSLRRANIPYTITGGTSIFDRKEVKDVMAYLKQALAPNEVSLRRIINVPPRGIGEGTIEKLTEYTLTNKVTFMEACQQWKEAGIQDKTGEAIDDLLNFCHALPSQILDYKVGSSPGAHFIEILQLLGYRQFIYNGTADPSVAEKKWQVVEIVGRILDAYLGRRSYDLENLKSFIDAMMLRDDVNEEDNSNKMQLMTLHASKGLEFPVVILAGVEEDLLPHKTLGSDIDEERRLFYVGVTRAKKRLVMSRCQQRKRHGVVRPVTASRFLLEIQQKLYKEYPMGARPVSGQERDDLVSSFLKGLEQKSQTK